A section of the Pseudanabaena mucicola str. Chao 1806 genome encodes:
- the scpB gene encoding SMC-Scp complex subunit ScpB gives MTNEVPFEQPIEPTELEPEASSTSEDAADFIEPDEHEEAFALSMELYEQPELPIAQSLKQKVEAVLYLKGQPMNLAAIAAALGCEVEDAEMGLIDLITEYAHRDSALEIVETDVGFSLRLRSEFEDLVHKLIPVDLGRGALRTLAAIALKKNIVQSELIELRGAGAYQHVQELVEQGFVKKKRQADGGRSSVLQVTAKFHQYFEIDDLTKLI, from the coding sequence ATGACGAATGAAGTGCCTTTTGAACAACCCATAGAGCCAACTGAGCTAGAGCCTGAAGCGTCTTCAACCTCAGAAGATGCTGCTGATTTTATTGAGCCTGATGAACACGAAGAAGCCTTTGCTTTATCAATGGAATTGTATGAGCAACCAGAATTACCGATCGCTCAATCACTTAAACAAAAGGTAGAGGCAGTTTTATATCTCAAGGGACAGCCCATGAATTTGGCGGCGATCGCGGCGGCTTTGGGTTGCGAAGTTGAGGATGCGGAAATGGGGTTAATCGACTTGATTACAGAATATGCCCATCGTGATAGCGCTTTAGAAATTGTGGAAACCGATGTGGGGTTTTCGTTACGATTGCGCTCTGAGTTTGAGGATTTAGTCCATAAGCTCATTCCTGTGGATTTGGGGCGTGGGGCTTTACGGACTTTGGCAGCGATCGCCTTGAAAAAAAATATTGTGCAGTCAGAATTGATCGAGCTGCGTGGGGCGGGAGCCTATCAACATGTGCAAGAACTTGTCGAGCAAGGCTTTGTGAAAAAGAAAAGACAGGCAGATGGTGGGCGATCGTCTGTACTACAAGTAACGGCAAAATTTCATCAATATTTTGAAATCGATGATTTGACTAAATTGATTTAG
- a CDS encoding chlororespiratory reduction protein 7 encodes MPSSMMYYEDTYVVLPPDMQEQFVTQPELEKLLHDLLVDMQDELPRDLQNLKTIPEQVQRLIKTACDLDCGDRGTWQWYVVRLDK; translated from the coding sequence ATGCCAAGCAGCATGATGTACTACGAAGACACTTATGTGGTGCTGCCGCCCGATATGCAAGAACAGTTTGTGACTCAGCCCGAATTAGAAAAGCTTTTGCATGATTTGTTAGTCGATATGCAAGACGAACTGCCTCGTGATTTACAAAACCTCAAAACGATCCCCGAACAGGTACAACGCCTCATTAAGACTGCCTGTGATCTTGATTGTGGCGATCGCGGCACATGGCAATGGTATGTCGTCCGTCTTGATAAATAA